A genomic region of Nerophis lumbriciformis linkage group LG28, RoL_Nlum_v2.1, whole genome shotgun sequence contains the following coding sequences:
- the LOC133570753 gene encoding dysbindin, whose amino-acid sequence MDNKSSSSGILHNKRRPSEPERGQRIPDVDTAHQLKLKERQRFFEEVFQHDVDAYLSSAHLSIRDYTRPPIGSISSMEVNVDLLDQMELIDISDQDSLDVFLSSGGEDNLLNSAMPVNGNNNPEGAITNGLFRHVLDGLDSKSRASSTSSNSSSDSQANNANIQNTCGSPPEEQEPRTSTVKRIAATPEREV is encoded by the exons CGGAGCCAGAACGGGGCCAGAGGATCCCAGATGTGGACACAGCCCATCAGCTTAAACTCAAAGAGAGGCAGCGTTTCTTTGAGGAAGTCTTCCAGCATGACGTGGATGCCTACCTGTCCTCGGCCCACCTTTCTATTAGAGACTACACAAGAC CTCCAATCGGCAGCATCTCATCTATGGAGGTGAATGTGGACTTGCTGGACCAAATGGAGCTGATTGACATCTCTGACCAGGACTCCTTGGATGTCTTCTTGAGCTCTGGAGGAGAAGACAACCTCTTGAACTCCGCAATGCCTG TCAATGGAAACAACAACCCTGAGGGAGCAATCACTAATGGACTCTTTCGACACGTCCTTGATGGTCTTGATTCTAAATCACGTGCATCCTCCACATCTTCAAACTCCTCTTCTGACAGTCAGGCTAACAACGCCAACATACAAAACACTTGTGGGTCTCCGCCAGAAGAGCAAGAACCACGCACCAGCACAGTCAAGCGGATAGCAGCAACCCCAGAGAGAGAGGTGTAG